From Demequina capsici, one genomic window encodes:
- a CDS encoding helix-turn-helix domain-containing protein: MADLSTLGRRIRHFRTAAGLTLEQLGADVGVATSQLSLMENGRREPRLSQLADLAARLGVTVQDLLDESPPDERAGLEIELERAQASPAYRELGLPDLRPTRAMSDETLRTLVGMHRELDRRARQAVATPEEARRANTRQRRRMRERDNYLPEIELLAADAVAAVGHRAGALTHRSVAEMAERLGLTIVHVDDLPHSARSVLDPERGRIYIPPASIPGGHGLRSLALQAMAHVVLEHRPPRDYAEFLSQRLEASYYAAACLMPRDVSVDFLQRAKQERRIAIEDFRDAFGVTHEAAALRFTNLATSHLGIRLHFLRVTGDGAVEKAYENDGLPLPVDVTGSTEGEIVCRHWSAREAFTRTTRTTEYYQYTDTPAGTFFEATQTGAGAPGEYSITLGVPYAESKWFRGRETVQRATSTCPDLSCCRAPDADLATRWGGRAWASARVHTHTFSPLPHGTYPGVDDRELYEFLASHVDD, encoded by the coding sequence ATGGCCGATCTCTCCACGCTTGGGCGGCGCATCCGGCACTTCCGCACCGCGGCCGGGCTCACGCTCGAGCAGCTGGGTGCTGACGTCGGCGTCGCCACCAGCCAGCTGTCGCTCATGGAGAACGGCCGACGCGAGCCCCGGCTCTCCCAGCTCGCGGACCTTGCTGCCAGGTTGGGCGTCACGGTGCAGGACCTCCTGGACGAGTCGCCCCCGGACGAGCGCGCAGGGCTCGAGATCGAGCTGGAACGGGCGCAGGCGAGCCCCGCCTACCGTGAGCTCGGGCTGCCCGACCTTCGGCCCACACGGGCGATGTCCGACGAGACCCTGCGCACGCTCGTCGGCATGCACCGCGAGCTCGACAGGCGCGCACGCCAGGCGGTCGCCACGCCGGAGGAGGCCCGGCGCGCCAACACCCGGCAGCGGCGCCGGATGCGCGAGCGCGACAACTACCTTCCGGAGATCGAGCTGCTCGCCGCGGACGCGGTCGCCGCGGTGGGTCACAGGGCCGGAGCCCTCACCCATCGGTCGGTCGCGGAGATGGCCGAGCGGCTCGGGCTCACGATCGTCCATGTGGACGACCTGCCGCATTCGGCGCGCTCCGTGCTCGATCCTGAGCGCGGTCGCATCTACATCCCGCCTGCCTCCATCCCTGGCGGTCACGGGCTGCGCTCGCTCGCGCTCCAGGCGATGGCGCATGTGGTGCTCGAGCACAGGCCGCCGCGGGACTACGCGGAGTTCCTGAGCCAGCGGCTCGAGGCGAGCTACTACGCGGCGGCGTGCCTCATGCCTCGCGACGTGTCCGTCGACTTCCTCCAGCGCGCGAAGCAGGAGCGGCGCATCGCGATCGAGGACTTCAGGGATGCGTTCGGCGTCACCCATGAGGCCGCCGCCCTGCGGTTCACGAATCTCGCCACCTCGCATCTGGGCATCCGTCTCCACTTCCTGCGCGTGACCGGCGACGGCGCGGTGGAGAAGGCGTACGAGAATGACGGGCTGCCGCTGCCGGTGGACGTCACGGGGTCCACCGAGGGCGAGATCGTGTGCCGCCATTGGAGCGCCAGGGAGGCGTTCACCAGGACGACGCGCACCACCGAGTACTACCAGTACACGGACACTCCGGCCGGCACCTTCTTCGAGGCGACGCAGACCGGCGCAGGGGCGCCGGGGGAGTACTCGATCACGCTCGGCGTGCCCTACGCCGAGTCCAAGTGGTTCCGCGGGCGCGAGACCGTCCAGCGCGCCACGTCCACCTGCCCGGACCTCAGCTGCTGCCGGGCGCCGGACGCGGATCTCGCCACCCGCTGGGGCGGACGTGCGTGGGCGAGCGCGCGGGTGCACACGCACACGTTCTCGCCGCTGCCG
- a CDS encoding VOC family protein: MDPRLSFVTLVVRDLEASRAFYVDGLGWPVALDAPGEVLMIRVADRVVLSLWSEASAREEIGPVARSEGAPPFTLAHNVPEPDDVDRVVALAVAAGATLVGAPVTRDWGGRSGYVGDPDGFLWEIAYNPGPVGRSVL; encoded by the coding sequence ATGGACCCGAGACTCTCGTTCGTGACCCTTGTCGTGCGTGACCTTGAGGCGAGTCGCGCGTTCTACGTGGACGGGCTCGGCTGGCCGGTGGCACTCGACGCGCCGGGGGAGGTGCTCATGATCAGGGTGGCCGACCGCGTCGTCCTGTCCCTCTGGTCCGAGGCCTCGGCGCGCGAGGAGATCGGGCCGGTGGCCCGCAGCGAGGGCGCCCCGCCCTTCACGCTTGCGCACAACGTGCCCGAACCGGACGACGTCGACCGGGTGGTCGCGCTTGCGGTGGCCGCGGGTGCCACCCTCGTGGGTGCACCGGTCACGCGTGACTGGGGAGGCCGGTCGGGATACGTCGGCGACCCCGACGGGTTCCTGTGGGAGATCGCCTACAACCCTGGACCGGTCGGCCGTTCGGTCCTGTGA
- a CDS encoding DNA alkylation repair protein: MTDTIATTVDALLAELGTMTDAKMQAVNERHGDDHTVNLTKLRGVAKRVGANQELAHALWATGDTDARLLALLVCRPKAFSEDELDTMMREGRRPKIQDWLINYVVKKSPHVEALRTAWFEDADPWIAAAGWALTADRVAKRPDGLDKDALLDQVEREMKAAPSRLQWEMNSTLAQIGITDAPRRPRALEIGERLEVLKDYPTPPNCTSPYAPLWIAEMVRRQQGA, translated from the coding sequence ATGACGGACACGATCGCGACCACGGTGGACGCGCTGCTCGCCGAGCTCGGCACGATGACAGACGCCAAGATGCAGGCGGTCAACGAGCGGCACGGAGACGACCACACGGTGAACCTCACCAAGCTGCGCGGCGTGGCGAAGAGGGTGGGCGCGAACCAGGAGCTCGCGCACGCGCTGTGGGCCACGGGCGACACCGACGCGAGGCTGCTCGCGCTGCTCGTATGCCGCCCGAAGGCGTTCAGCGAAGACGAGCTCGACACGATGATGCGAGAGGGACGCCGCCCCAAGATCCAGGACTGGCTGATCAACTACGTGGTCAAGAAGAGTCCTCACGTCGAGGCGCTGCGCACGGCCTGGTTCGAGGACGCGGATCCGTGGATCGCTGCAGCGGGTTGGGCGCTGACCGCGGATCGCGTCGCCAAGCGGCCCGACGGCCTGGACAAGGACGCGTTGCTCGATCAGGTGGAACGCGAGATGAAGGCGGCGCCGTCGCGACTGCAGTGGGAGATGAACTCGACCCTCGCGCAGATCGGCATCACGGACGCGCCGCGCAGGCCACGCGCGCTCGAGATCGGCGAACGCCTCGAGGTGCTGAAGGACTACCCGACGCCACCGAACTGCACGTCGCCCTATGCGCCGCTGTGGATCGCGGAGATGGTGCGACGCCAGCAAGGCGCCTGA
- a CDS encoding SDR family NAD(P)-dependent oxidoreductase yields MSGITSPIALVTGANRGIGRATVEELARRGHDIVLTYRSHADEAAEAVRVVEAEGRRAVALQLDIADAAAIEPFVAALRAALHETWGATTIDALVNNGGMGATTTLGTTGVQVLDELFATHVRGVYLLTQALATPAEGDPLLADGGSIVNLGTGLTRFVHVGRDAYAAMKGAVGVLTGYWAQELGPRGIRVNTVAPGPVETQFSGWVGDDTQRKVFADATALGRSSVASDIAGVIATLVEPGAAWVTAQRIEASGGYRL; encoded by the coding sequence ATGAGCGGCATCACCAGCCCCATCGCCCTGGTCACGGGCGCCAACCGCGGCATCGGCCGCGCGACCGTCGAGGAGCTCGCCAGGCGGGGCCACGACATCGTCCTCACGTACCGCAGCCACGCCGACGAGGCGGCGGAGGCGGTACGCGTCGTCGAGGCGGAGGGTCGCAGGGCCGTCGCGCTCCAGCTCGACATCGCCGACGCGGCGGCGATCGAGCCGTTCGTCGCCGCGCTGCGCGCCGCACTTCACGAGACGTGGGGCGCCACCACGATCGATGCGCTGGTCAACAACGGCGGCATGGGCGCGACCACCACCCTCGGAACCACCGGCGTGCAGGTGCTCGACGAGCTGTTCGCCACGCATGTCAGGGGCGTCTACCTGCTGACGCAGGCCCTCGCCACACCGGCCGAGGGCGACCCGCTGCTCGCGGACGGCGGGAGCATCGTGAACCTGGGCACGGGACTCACGCGCTTCGTGCACGTGGGGCGCGACGCGTATGCGGCCATGAAGGGTGCGGTCGGCGTCCTCACGGGCTACTGGGCGCAGGAGCTCGGCCCGCGCGGCATCCGTGTCAACACGGTGGCGCCGGGGCCCGTGGAGACGCAGTTCTCCGGCTGGGTGGGGGACGACACGCAGCGCAAGGTGTTCGCGGACGCCACCGCGCTCGGCCGCTCCTCGGTCGCCTCGGACATCGCGGGAGTGATCGCGACGCTCGTGGAGCCCGGCGCGGCCTGGGTCACGGCGCAGCGGATCGAGGCGTCGGGCGGCTACCGGCTCTAG
- a CDS encoding VanZ family protein, producing the protein MFATWASPAFAAVVAGGALWALFLAPLLLYQVRAYGGLSIPRAAGSAAVSIYAVALVAYTLLPTPGASSWCAKNHDGEIEIHAFHSIAEIRRQIELHGVVGALTTFTVLQVVMNVVLFIPWGLLARRYFHMPFALAVLSGAFGSFMIETLQFAGGWTLIGCQYRVADIDDLIANTLGTLLGAVLAPTFLFWMPRARDLARLRLAPRPVTGLRRAAAMLLDLALLWLVALALAPVIVRGLKAEALDGSLWSGHELAPVLAAVVVVVPTLRGTGATPGERMLWLRPAWPVPVRVRRLKAALRPALALGVYAALMAIAGACADDGALGSALWLVSYAWIAVVLLWTALDPRGGLQDAATGATTVDARGSYEQTFA; encoded by the coding sequence ATGTTCGCCACCTGGGCCTCGCCTGCGTTCGCTGCGGTCGTCGCGGGCGGTGCGCTGTGGGCGCTGTTCCTGGCTCCGCTGCTGCTGTACCAGGTGCGTGCCTACGGCGGGCTGAGCATCCCCCGGGCGGCGGGATCGGCGGCGGTGTCCATCTACGCGGTGGCACTGGTCGCGTACACGCTTCTCCCTACGCCGGGGGCGTCTTCGTGGTGCGCAAAGAACCACGACGGCGAGATCGAGATCCATGCGTTCCACTCGATCGCCGAGATCCGTCGCCAGATCGAGCTGCACGGCGTCGTCGGCGCGCTCACCACCTTCACGGTCCTGCAGGTGGTCATGAACGTCGTCCTGTTCATCCCGTGGGGTCTGCTGGCGCGTCGCTACTTCCACATGCCCTTCGCGCTCGCGGTGCTGTCGGGTGCGTTCGGCTCGTTCATGATCGAGACGCTCCAGTTCGCGGGCGGCTGGACGTTGATCGGGTGCCAGTACCGCGTGGCCGACATCGACGACCTGATCGCGAACACGCTCGGCACGCTGCTCGGGGCCGTGCTGGCGCCGACGTTCCTGTTCTGGATGCCCAGGGCGCGTGATCTGGCCCGGCTGCGGCTGGCCCCGCGCCCTGTGACCGGGCTGCGGCGGGCTGCGGCGATGCTCCTCGATCTGGCGCTGCTGTGGCTCGTCGCGCTGGCGCTCGCGCCCGTGATCGTGCGCGGGCTGAAGGCGGAGGCGCTGGACGGTTCCCTGTGGTCGGGGCATGAGCTCGCGCCCGTGCTTGCGGCCGTGGTGGTCGTGGTCCCCACGTTGCGCGGCACAGGGGCCACCCCAGGCGAACGGATGCTGTGGCTGCGACCCGCGTGGCCGGTTCCCGTACGCGTCCGGAGGCTCAAGGCCGCGTTGCGGCCGGCGCTTGCGCTCGGCGTGTATGCCGCGCTCATGGCGATCGCGGGCGCGTGTGCGGACGACGGCGCGCTGGGCAGCGCGCTGTGGCTGGTCTCGTACGCGTGGATCGCGGTGGTGCTCCTCTGGACGGCGCTGGACCCGCGCGGCGGGCTGCAGGATGCCGCAACGGGGGCGACCACTGTCGATGCGCGAGGCTCGTACGAGCAGACGTTCGCCTGA
- a CDS encoding helix-turn-helix transcriptional regulator, protein MDLPELGAFLRSRRDRITPEQVGIVPGPRRRVPGLRRDEVAVLAGASVEYYIELEQGSKVQPSPQMLAALSRALRLTGDERNHLYRLAGRPVPARTGDTHVEPAMLALLDRLDDTPALIVSDLAESLVANDMARALLGERRGLTWPRTSQVYRWFVEDESRGIHPPEDHARLSESLVADLRLAAGRRAPDDARLRELVELCTAASDEFTRLWEERTVKLRRVDAKVFLHPSIGTLDLLCHNLHTDDGSQHLLWFTAREGTDSGERLALLRVVGAQSMTAGDAR, encoded by the coding sequence ATGGACCTTCCCGAGCTCGGCGCCTTCCTCCGCTCCCGGAGGGATCGCATCACGCCGGAGCAGGTGGGCATCGTCCCCGGGCCTCGCAGGCGGGTGCCGGGACTGAGGCGTGACGAGGTCGCGGTGCTGGCGGGCGCCTCCGTCGAGTACTACATCGAGCTGGAGCAGGGCTCCAAGGTGCAGCCGTCACCGCAGATGCTCGCCGCGCTGTCACGCGCGCTCCGGCTCACCGGCGACGAGCGGAACCACCTGTACCGCCTCGCAGGCCGACCCGTGCCTGCACGCACGGGCGACACGCACGTGGAACCCGCGATGCTCGCGCTGCTGGACCGCCTGGACGACACGCCGGCCCTGATCGTGTCCGATCTCGCCGAGTCCCTGGTCGCCAACGACATGGCGCGCGCGCTGCTCGGCGAGCGGAGAGGGCTCACGTGGCCACGCACCAGCCAGGTCTACCGCTGGTTCGTCGAGGACGAGAGCCGCGGCATCCACCCGCCGGAGGACCACGCCCGGCTGTCCGAGTCGCTGGTGGCGGACCTCAGGCTCGCCGCCGGGCGGCGGGCGCCCGACGACGCGCGCCTGCGTGAGCTGGTGGAGCTGTGCACCGCGGCGTCGGATGAGTTCACACGGCTCTGGGAGGAGCGGACCGTCAAGCTCCGTCGCGTGGACGCCAAGGTCTTCCTGCACCCCAGCATCGGCACGCTCGACCTGCTCTGCCACAACCTGCACACCGACGACGGATCCCAGCACCTGCTGTGGTTCACCGCACGGGAGGGCACCGACAGCGGGGAGAGGCTCGCTCTGCTGCGCGTGGTGGGCGCCCAGTCGATGACCGCGGGCGACGCGCGCTAG
- a CDS encoding phosphoenolpyruvate carboxykinase (GTP), which yields MTVTPQRTSAALSAPPKADAKVIAWVQEMADLTRPNRVVWCDGSEAELHGLMNKLVGTGTAIKLDPKKRPDSYLVRSDPSDVARVESRTFICSEREEDAGPTNNWAEPTRMRRTLTDLFRGSMEGRTMYVVPFSMGPVGSPMARLGVQVTDSPYVVASMRTMTRMGDAALAQIGPDTAWVPAAHTVGAPLARGQADVAWPCNETKYICHFPEDREIWSYGSAYGGNAILPKKAFALRIASVQARDEGWLAEHMLLLKVTNPRGRVFHVAAAFPSACGKTNFAMLAPTLPGWNVETIGDDIAWIAPGPDGRLRAINPEAGFFGVAPGTGLSTNRTAVETMWGNTVFTNVALTDDGDVWWEGLTDEAPAHLTDWTGASWTPDSGRKAAHPNARFTVAAAQCPTISDDWEDPAGVVLDAIIFGGRRATNVPLVAQSRSWEHGVFMGATISSEQTAAAEGTVGELRRDPFAMLPFCGYHMADYWQHWLDVGKAVTDAGATPPAIFQVNWFRKDADGRFLWPGFGENIRVLDWILGRLEGRADGVDSPVGILPAPWAINLDGAGVTPDQWAELLRVDPRSHLVESDDAARYLETFGAKVPEAIRRELHTLRDRLRGRLANGSLAA from the coding sequence ATGACCGTCACCCCTCAGCGCACCAGCGCCGCGCTCTCCGCGCCCCCGAAGGCCGACGCGAAGGTCATCGCCTGGGTCCAGGAGATGGCCGACCTCACCCGACCCAACCGTGTGGTGTGGTGCGACGGCTCCGAGGCCGAGCTCCACGGCCTCATGAACAAGCTCGTAGGCACCGGCACCGCGATCAAGCTGGACCCGAAGAAGCGTCCCGACAGCTACCTGGTGCGCTCCGACCCGTCGGACGTGGCGCGCGTCGAATCCCGCACCTTCATCTGCTCCGAGCGCGAGGAGGACGCCGGCCCCACGAACAACTGGGCCGAGCCCACGAGAATGCGCCGCACGCTCACCGACCTGTTCCGCGGCTCCATGGAGGGCCGCACCATGTATGTGGTCCCGTTCTCGATGGGACCGGTCGGCAGCCCCATGGCACGCCTGGGGGTCCAGGTCACGGACTCCCCGTACGTGGTGGCCTCCATGCGCACCATGACCCGCATGGGCGACGCCGCGCTCGCGCAGATCGGCCCTGACACCGCATGGGTGCCCGCCGCGCACACCGTCGGCGCCCCGCTCGCCCGCGGACAGGCGGACGTGGCCTGGCCGTGCAATGAGACCAAGTACATCTGCCACTTCCCTGAGGACCGGGAGATCTGGTCGTACGGCTCCGCGTACGGCGGCAACGCGATCCTTCCGAAGAAGGCGTTCGCGCTGCGGATCGCGTCCGTCCAGGCGCGCGACGAGGGCTGGCTGGCGGAGCACATGCTGCTCCTCAAGGTCACCAACCCGCGAGGGCGGGTGTTCCACGTGGCCGCCGCGTTCCCGTCGGCCTGCGGCAAGACGAACTTCGCGATGCTCGCGCCCACCCTGCCGGGCTGGAACGTCGAGACCATCGGCGACGACATCGCATGGATCGCGCCCGGGCCCGACGGACGGCTCCGCGCGATCAACCCCGAGGCAGGCTTCTTCGGCGTCGCGCCGGGCACGGGGCTCTCCACCAATCGCACGGCGGTGGAGACGATGTGGGGCAACACCGTCTTCACGAACGTCGCGCTCACAGACGACGGCGACGTCTGGTGGGAGGGACTGACCGACGAGGCACCCGCCCACCTCACCGACTGGACCGGCGCGTCATGGACGCCCGACTCCGGACGCAAGGCCGCACACCCGAACGCACGGTTCACGGTCGCCGCGGCGCAGTGCCCCACGATCTCCGACGACTGGGAGGACCCCGCGGGCGTGGTCCTGGACGCCATCATCTTCGGCGGCCGACGCGCCACCAACGTCCCCCTGGTCGCCCAGTCCCGCTCATGGGAGCACGGCGTCTTCATGGGCGCCACCATCTCCTCCGAGCAGACGGCGGCCGCCGAGGGCACCGTCGGAGAGCTGCGTCGCGACCCGTTCGCCATGCTCCCCTTCTGCGGCTACCACATGGCCGACTACTGGCAGCACTGGCTCGACGTGGGCAAGGCGGTGACCGACGCCGGCGCCACCCCGCCCGCGATCTTCCAGGTCAACTGGTTCCGCAAGGACGCCGACGGCAGGTTCCTGTGGCCGGGGTTCGGGGAGAACATCCGCGTGCTCGACTGGATCCTCGGCCGGCTCGAGGGCCGCGCCGACGGCGTCGACTCCCCCGTGGGCATCCTGCCCGCGCCGTGGGCGATCAACCTGGACGGCGCAGGCGTGACCCCCGACCAGTGGGCCGAGCTGCTGCGGGTGGACCCGAGGTCGCACCTGGTCGAATCGGATGACGCGGCACGTTACCTCGAGACCTTCGGGGCGAAGGTGCCCGAGGCCATCCGGCGCGAGCTGCACACGCTGCGCGACCGCCTCAGGGGCAGGCTCGCGAACGGAAGCCTCGCGGCGTAG